In the Gossypium raimondii isolate GPD5lz chromosome 9, ASM2569854v1, whole genome shotgun sequence genome, one interval contains:
- the LOC105800477 gene encoding transcription repressor OFP1, whose translation MGNYKFRLSDMIPNVWFYKLKDMANSNRTRNHSSNSNNNNRKKQNPVSPSSKTKQPHHFYPRKSYYFTRELIPADNRFYASPTKTKSIDPHIFPDPPRKSSKQQRSKKLNTKLVVASSLPPSSDDSTLKHEFRADCILTTESFDNMVSWSHNKLPPIITKAAKEPTKYRTSSVSVKVVKQDKKNIRVNSPGVRLRVNSPRIASRRIQAAQGRKSVSSSSSSSLSGSCAVVKSSCDPQRDFRESMVEMIMENNIRASKDLEDLLACYLSLNSDEYHDVIIKVFKQIWFDLSNVRMN comes from the coding sequence ATGGGAAATTACAAGTTTCGGTTATCAGACATGATACCCAATGTCTGGTTTTACAAGCTGAAAGACATGGCCAACAGCAACAGAACCAGAAACCATAGCAGcaacagcaacaacaacaacaggaAAAAACAAAACCCTGTATCACCCTCTTCGAAAACAAAGCAACCCCACCATTTTTATCCAAGAAAATCGTATTATTTCACAAGAGAACTTATCCCAGCTGATAATAGATTCTATGCTTCTCCTACAAAAACCAAATCCATTGATCCCCATATTTTCCCGGACCCACCTAGAAAATCTTCCAAACAACAACGATCTAAGAAACTAAACACCAAGCTTGTTGTTGCTTCATCTCTTCCACCTTCTTCTGACGATAGCACTTTGAAACATGAATTCAGAGCTGATTGTATTCTCACAACTGAATCATTCGATAACATGGTTTCATGGTCCCATAATAAACTCCCTCCGATCATAACCAAGGCGGCTAAAGAACCAACCAAGTATCGGACAAGTTCAGTCTCCGTCAAGGTCGTCAAACAAGACAAGAAGAACATTAGAGTGAACTCTCCTGGTGTAAGGCTTAGAGTGAATTCTCCAAGAATCGCAAGCAGAAGGATTCAAGCAGCTCAAGGTCGGAAAAGTGTGTCGTCGAGTTCAAGCTCGAGTCTTTCCGGTAGCTGTGCGGTGGTGAAGTCATCGTGTGATCCACAAAGAGACTTTAGGGAATCGATGGTGGAAATGATTATGGAGAACAACATAAGGGCATCAAAGGACTTAGAAGATTTACTTGCTTGTTACCTTTCACTCAATTCTGATGAATACCATGATGTCATCATCAAGGTTTTTAAGCAAATCTGGTTtgatttaagtaatgtaaggATGAACTAA
- the LOC105797982 gene encoding protein DETOXIFICATION 53: MQVGEEVVSLGKIAGPIVITTLLLHSRSVISMLFLSHLGKEELAGGSLAMGFGNITGLSVIKGLSMGMDPICGQAFGARRYSILSQTFHRTLCLLLLISIPISILWLNVEPIFLRLGQDPEATKIAKVYMAAFIPELIAQSLLHPMRTFLRAQGISTPLTIAAIVAVLLHPLVNYIFTIYFQLGVEGIALALACNTFNINLGLVIYMVISENPLKPWHGVTIISIFQGWRPLLALALPSLLSVCLEWWWYEIMLFLCGLLDNPKASVAAMGILIQTTGMLYNFPFSMSASISTRVSQALGAGQPSSAHRTAVIGLLMAFAFGLSAFVFMTALRSWWGKLFTDEPQILHLISTVLPILGLCEVGNSPQTAACGVLTGTARPKDGVYINLCSFYLIGLPVAIVTTFQLEMGFVGLWAGLLAAQMSCVCMMVYTLIRTDWKHQVKRADELTLAAGGNDDLETSLLIDTDN; encoded by the coding sequence ATGCAGGTGGGAGAGGAAGTGGTTTCATTAGGAAAGATTGCAGGCCCAATAGTAATAACAACACTGCTTCTCCACTCAAGATCAGTAATCTCCATGCTTTTCCTCAGTCATCTAGGCAAAGAAGAGCTCGCCGGTGGGTCACTCGCCATGGGGTTCGGAAACATTACCGGTCTCTCCGTCATCAAAGGTCTTTCAATGGGGATGGATCCCATTTGTGGTCAAGCCTTTGGAGCCAGAAGATATTCAATCCTTAGCCAAACCTTCCACAGAACATTATGTCTGCTTCTACTTATCTCCATCCCTATTTCAATCCTTTGGCTAAACGTGGAACCCATTTTCCTACGCTTAGGTCAAGATCCAGAAGCTACCAAAATCGCCAAAGTTTACATGGCTGCCTTCATCCCTGAACTCATAGCTCAGTCTCTCCTCCATCCCATGAGGACTTTCCTTAGAGCTCAAGGCATTAGCACTCCTCTCACCATTGCTGCCATTGTTGCTGTCCTCCTCCACCCTTTGGTCAACTACATTTTCACAATATATTTCCAGTTAGGGGTTGAAGGCATTGCATTAGCACTTGCTTGTAACACGTTCAATATAAACCTGGGGTTAGTAATTTACATGGTCATCTCAGAAAATCCTTTGAAACCATGGCATGGGGTCACAATTATCTCAATCTTTCAAGGCTGGCGTCCACTGCTAGCACTAGCACTGCCTAGCCTCCTTTCAGTGTGCTTAGAATGGTGGTGGTATGAAATAATGTTGTTCCTTTGTGGCTTACTCGACAACCCCAAAGCCAGCGTTGCAGCCATGGGAATCCTCATACAAACAACCGGCATGTTATATAATTTCCCGTTCTCAATGAGCGCCAGCATTTCAACAAGGGTCAGTCAAGCATTAGGAGCCGGCCAACCATCGAGTGCTCACCGGACCGCGGTGATCGGCCTCCTCATGGCCTTCGCTTTCGGACTATCGGCCTTCGTTTTCATGACAGCGCTGAGATCATGGTGGGGGAAGTTGTTTACCGATGAACCACAAATCCTCCATCTCATCTCAACCGTGCTTCCGATACTGGGGCTTTGCGAAGTGGGGAATTCACCACAAACGGCTGCTTGCGGCGTCTTGACGGGGACTGCCCGTCCTAAAGACGGTGTGTACATAAACTTATGCTCGTTTTACCTGATAGGATTGCCGGTTGCAATAGTGACAACATTCCAACTGGAAATGGGGTTCGTGGGACTATGGGCTGGGCTACTAGCAGCTCAAATGTCATGTGTGTGCATGATGGTGTATACACTCATTCGAACCGATTGGAAGCACCAGGTGAAGCGAGCTGATGAACTCACCCTTGCCGCAGGAGGCAACGACGATTTAGAAACCAGCCTACTAATTGACACAGATAATTGA